The window ATCTCTTGGGGCGCAAGGGTGGATGTGCTCCCTCAACATGCCCAGGAATCTCACCTCCATTCCCCATCCTGAGCAACATCCTGCTATGAACACCCCTAAAAACGCCACTCTCTGTGCTGTGCCCAAAGATGGGTCTCCAAAGCGGATGGCATCCCGTAGGTAGGTGTTTTACGTTATTACAGCAAGATTCTTTATATTCCTCAGCTCTGAGTGACTAgcaagctaaaagaaaaaagcacttaGCATAGCAAGCAAACCCCAGAGGAGATAGACTTGACAAATTTATGGGGCAAAGCTATATTGCCAGGTGCAGATCCTTTGGGAATTAGTGCCTAGAAAAGGATCTTTTTCATGTTGGTTTGCTTCATAATTAATTCCAAACCTGTGAGTGATCACAGCTGCCAAGTACAAACAATTGCTTATGTTTAATCTAGAGCGACTCAAATGTTTTTCGGCTAAGTTAAAATAAACTAAAGCCAAACCGGGGATTTTGGAAATCTCTAAAAAGAAGGGGAACTCTGGCATGTTTAAGCAATTACTTCCTCATAAGACATGCCCAAGAGGAAGAGAGATGCTCTTCATTCATGGAGCTGCTTTCCTAACATGAGGGGGATCACGCTCTCCTCCCTCTGCTTATTGATGCACCTGCTTCAGGAGGAGACAACTAGTAAGTaaaggcttttaatttttttttcagtgtggggAAGGGGGTGCTTGGTCTGTTAATGAATCTGGACAAGTGAGTCAAGAAATCCCAGGATGTTTTGGTGGGTTTCAAAAGTCCTGTCCTTCCCAAGTTGGTCCATTTTGTTGTCTTTCAAGTTTCTGAACAGATGTTAAAACAAACATGTTGCCCATTAAATTTATTTGTAGCTGTACTACTGGTCTTAGCTCAACTAGCACAAGTCTTACCTGGTTCTGTGATACTGTCAGGGATAAAGCTGCAGTAATATAGAGTCATCTGGGTCACTAAATTCTGATACTTTCAGGACCTGGGTATTTCAGAGAGGTTGTTAACTGATTCTCTTCTCTGTAACCACCTCAGTTTGAAAACAGATTAGTTTGAGAACTGTCAGGCAGCTTTTTCAAGCAGTATAGATGGGAAAAGAAGTGAACCTCAGGTTATCTTCTTTTAGGCAAGAGCCAATAAACACAACTATGGTAACTGTACTCATGACAAGGAACTTAGAGGCATGAGAACTCTCCCATGAAAATAGTTATAATCCCCGTAGATTAAAGCTGAGATATGTGGAGGAAAGAGCACTTAACTTAAACTTCTGATGTAGCTGCTTCCTGCAGGTTCTGCGAATTGATCTGAAGTGTTTGTTTCCAGAGACATCTGTAAGCCATCTTTCACAGCAATAAATTCACTGaggaaaagtaattaaaaataaataaaaatgtccttTTCTTAATACTCAATGCGTTCTGTAACTGCCAGCTCCGGTCACTGCAACTTGGAAAGTTTTGAACAATAGACCCAGAAGATCTAATTTCCCTGCAGTCTGCTAGTCTTAAACCAAATGAGCTGTAGCAATACCCAGCTATTTGAATGTGGAAGAGCATGTCTGTGACAAACACACTGCACTCTTATTCCTTATTGTTTGCAGCAATTTTAGTTTTGGAAAGTCGAGACCTGCAAGAGTTGATTAAACCACAGAAGGTTGAGTTTCATTCGTTAAACTTCAACAACACTTTGCGCTGGCTGCCCGGGAGAGCCAGCAAGGCACAAGACACTGTCTACTATGTGCAGTATAAAGTGTAAGTACCCAGGGGAACTCCAGCCTCCCGTGTAGCCCTGGTCTGCCCCTGCTTAGTAAGTCAAAGGGATTTCTCAGGTGACAAAGGCTCCTCCCTAGGTCTCCTTCCCCAGGGAATACCCTTGTTTTGCTTTGCTCACAGTGTTCAGTTGTTCACTTATTAATAGCCCATAAAATGCAGCCTAACAACCTGAAGAAGGCTGATAACAAGTATCTCTAGCAATGTGCTGCACACCCTCATGGCACAGTAGAATTACAGGAAAATTTAGCTTGcaggggacctctggaggtcagctGGACCAAAGCCCTGCTTGAAGCAGGGCTAACTCAATCAGCTGCTGCCACCATAGGAAATTTAAAGCATTGGGCCCCATTCCCTACAGCACCAAATGACTCAGAAGACCCTAGTGACAAACCCAAGACCCTGCTAGGGACCAACTCTGAGCTCAATAAAAACTCTCAAAAACTCCTGTCTTTGCACACCTGGGCCTGCTCCTCTGACTATAAACACCTGAAACCACTTTTGCCTTGGAGGAATTAACTGGCTAAAATGGCCATTCTGTCTGGCATTGAATATGTCTGGTAAGCCAAAGCTCATCTGCCTCTCCTGAGTAGCAAATGTGATTCCCAAAGAGCCCTGAAATAAATCTTCCCTGTCAAAAAATTGAAGGAGAGTTACTTTCCACAGCAGAACTGTGGCTGCTACAGCTGAGTTAAAATCAACCGTTAAAAATCTGTACAGACACAGTCAGAGGTGGCTAAAGCTTAcacctttcctcctctttctccacaGGTATGGGCAAAGCACGTGGCAGAACAAAGAAGACTGCTGGGGGATTCAAAACCATTTTTGTGACCTAACAAATGAGACTTCGAATGTCCAAGAGCCTTACTATGGCAGAGTAAAAGCTGCTTCAGCTGGAGTCTATTCCGACTGGAATCTCAGCTGCAGATTCACTCCATGGCAAGAAAGTAAGTACAAACATATGGGACTGTTTGAGGAAGTAATTAGGTTTTCTGTGGCGTGGAGTATATCATTTTTGCTCATGATTTGTAATCACGAATAAGCTTTTTTCAGCAATAAAACTTTATGCAAAGAAGTCATGAATCAAAAGTTCTCAGGTGAAATGTTATGATAAAATAATTTTCCACATATTGAATACCAACCAATTACAGAGAAGTAGTTACCTATCTGTAATTAGGAGACCAGAAATACCTGATGCCCTTAACTCAGCCTCCTCCTCAAGGCATGGAACTACACAGGatattttcagcagttttcaGAGTTGCTGGAAGGACTGGACACAAGGTGGAAAAAGATGGAAACATCCTCTTCTTGGGtggaaaaagggagaagaaagctgaGAGCTGTGTAACCAACAACCTTCTAATGTTTATGTATTTTCCTGACCACAGTATAATAGAATGGCCATGTGCAAAGCTTTAGCAAGTACAGTCATTATAATCCCTTAGTATGGGATAAATTGGAGGACTGTCAAAATACTGAATAGTACAGGTGTGCCTACCACTAAGTTGCCTGTGTATTAACTAGTTCTCCCTCACTAGCCAATGGATAATATGGATTGTATGAGTCAGTGCAGCTCATTTCAAAGCCCTGAACTGCAGACTTGAGCACTCCATACAGACAAAACCATAAGCTTTGACAAAAAGTGGTATCTTGTAATAGCAACAGACCATCTCGCCCTGTGCCGCATCCTCCTCCTGGAGAGCTGCGAAGGGCACTTGCTATCTCCCATGTCTTTGGGGGCTGCGCACACAGCTATGCAGGCACTAGTTTCAACCCTCAGCTATTCTTAACCAAGCAGATTGCAAAACCCTAGAAAGTAATGATTGAGGTTGTTGCCCTTCACGTAACTGAAATAGTTCAAGTATCTGTTTTATACAGTCCAAGCACACagataaacatgaaaaaaataggGCAAAGAATGCAAAACATTTTACCTGAGTAACCTGCAGTCAGCTCCACGGAGCTCTGACAGAGTTCAGAGATTGGCTCAAAGTTAAAAATGCAAACACAGGAAACGTCAGCCCCAAAATGTCCCAAGCAATAACTGCTACAAAGTAAGAATTTACAAAGTGGCACTTCAACCTTAAATACAGCATGAGGCCCAGTTGGTAACATTAACATTAAATGGCTAAATGGATTTAAATTGTGGTCTGTGAAATGTTATTCAACAATTATAATCATGTTCATAACTTTGCTTATTTCTTTAGCTATGATAGGACCTCCATCGGTAAATGTGGTTCACAGAAACAAATCCATAATACTAAAGCTCCAGGCTCCACGTTCTCCTTATaaaaggaagagaggcagcaacaTACCAATGACAAATTATTATGATATGCTATATCAAGTCTTCATAATTAACAATTTGCTAGATGAGGTAAGTGAACATCCAGATACAAACCCTTCACCCTTGAAAAAATGGTACCAAGCCCATGTGGGCATACCCTTCTGTTTTACAGTTGAAGCAATCCTCCAGGATTGTGGGGGCATCAATGACTgtgtaaatatttgaaaacaactAGGCTTATTTTTCAGGAATTGAATTTGATTGAATGGAGTTGCAATTCCTCCCTTTCTTATTCTTTCCCAACAACATAGTATTTTATCCTCTCAGGTCTAATTAAACCAGATGGGACAGGAGGGGGATTGTTTGGGgcatttttttacaaaagacaacGTTATTAATGTTGACTTCATGCAACTCCATGAGCTGCTCTGCGTCCTTGGGCCTTACCAAGCTGTAGTCACAGATGCGCTTGCTAGGGTGATATTCTTGACTGGCTGTTCTTCTTCCATCCTGTTTGAAGAAACACAGCACCCTGGTGTATGAAGGAGCAGACAAGGTTATTACAATAAAAGATTTGAGGCCTGGTGTCAGCTACTGCATCATGGTGAAAACTTATGTgccgatgctggaccgcagcagcgcATACAGCAGCCGGCAGTGCACGGTGCTGCTGTGACAGGGAGGACCCACCGCAGCAGGTGAGTCGCCTGCTGAGGCTTTGGGGGACGCTGGAAGTCAAGAGCCATCCCCTCACCAAAGGGCGATATTgtccaaaaggaagaaaaaaaaagtgtcacatAGAAACTGCTGTTCTCTGAGAGATACAGACAATATTAGCCAGAGTTTTTACATCAGTTCAGCTAGTTTCACATAAGATAAGGAAGATACGGCAAAGAAAATAAGGAGGTTGGTGTGGCTAATCATTTGCATGCTGGCAAGGTGCTTAGACAGTTACAGTAAATACTTTAGAAAATCCCCTGTATAAATTGATCAGAAAtgcctcccttttccctttcttcaaACAGTTATACATAATATTGCTTTCATCAGCTTTTATTGCTGTCAAGTAATAATTAACTAAGAAAATGAGTGAACTCCAACTTTGTCAACATGTAATTCTGCTGCAAGCTCAGTATTTTTGTTCAGGGATTTACCTGGTGGATTTATTCCAACAGCAGTTAATGTGTCCAGCTTCCCTTCATGGCCGTTCTTCAGGTGCaatgtgtttaaaatataaatcagttaTCAAGTTTCATGAGTTTCCATGAGCTGAAAGGCAAGAATTAGCTCAATTAGCTAATCTGGAAAGACCGTTTACCTGCCTCAATCACCATACTATCTTGATACACCATACATCCAAGTGAGAGAGATTTATTATTAATCCTGCCTTGCAGTTGCCAAGGCACAGAGTATATAAAGACCTAAGCCAAAGTTGAATTCAGTGCTATTAGCCTCAGAGAGCTTTGATTTGCATCCTTTTAGGGGTAACTGGGATAAACCAGAAAAGCATCAAAGTTTGAACCCGTGCTTCTGTCTTCAGCTCAGTGCCCTAactataaaacattttctttcttcataatgTGACACATAATGTTGGTCCCTCTTGAGAGTCAGTCAGTGTTCAGGCTAAGGAGGCAGCTGGGTTCAAGGTAATTCCCTTGCACTGCTGAAGAGCTACGCAGCACTGCAAAATTTCACAAGCTCAAATTAGAGTTGGACTGCTGAACGACCAGTAAAAGTATAGGAGGGATACAAGATGATGGCATGCATTGCATTTGCAGTTGAATTTAGTACCATGCAGCTTACATGTGCACTCCAGTggcaattctctctctcttcccccagaGATAACAGTGGAAGATGCTTCCCATCGTGGATCCAGATGTAAATGGATGTCTGTGGTTTAAGACACGGCTAGAATACATATTTGGATGGTTTTTAAATAAACCTTTGCTGCACTAAATGATTGTGATGAATCAGATCATTTTAGGCTACACAAAGCACAagtattatttgtattttctatATTACAATTTAAGATGGTATGCATTTGCAAGTACAAAGGAAATAGACTTgtattgtaattaaaaaaaacagcaaaaaaaccttGTGAAAATATATCCTTAAGGCTGTTTCTAGGGTTTTTCTATTTTAAgccttgaaattaaaataaaatttttaaaatagtttcaaagattttatttcttctaAAAGAAAGGTTGAAATAGAAGTTAAAAAGTGTCCTTTGTTTAAAATAAGAACTGCACAATCCCCTAGCATACCCCATGCTTACAATGTCTTGATAAGGCCCTTGACATGACTGTTTCTGATAGTGAAACCAGTATGTGATAAGGCAGGAGCTTGctaaactgaaacaaaaaggaTCCTCTCTTTCAGTCAGTGACAGACAGGAAGGATTTAGGGAAGAGACCTTTATTTCAACCAGCATACAGTAAATGATGAATGAATGCTGACCATTGTCTGTGGTTTCTAATGATTTGATTCCTACTAGTATTCATCTTACAAGGGAAAAGATTTCTTGGGCAAGGTTTGAGTAGATACCCACCACTAAGCCGCCATAGGATACAGAGGGGAAATTACTTTTTCCAGTTCTATAAggtctgtaaaaaataaaaatctaaatacttatatatataagtgattgtgtgtgtatatgtgtgtgtataaaaatgtatatatgtgtgtgaattaaatgagaggaagagagagcaggccagaaaaaaatgcaaacaaagctCTGGAAAAAGCTCTGCCACAGAATCATTATCCACTTTTCCTTTAATTCACATACACAAAGGTGAATCAGTTCAGTTTGAGTGACAGGCCTTGAGTTCATTGAAACCACATCCAAAGCATTTTCATATTCTGTCACTAACATTTCACCTGTAGGCAATACTGTTCAAAGCAGCATCAGGACCTTGTGGCAGCAGGCACTTGGGAGGAGGCTGTGGCTAAGTGCACACTGCTCACTCTTTCCTTTACCAAATGAGAAAGGGCATTACAGATTAAATATTTCCACCATCTGATTATAACATACAATATATTTCAATGACCAGATTTGCAGGCATCTAGCTGTTTCTACACACCTAGTCCATAACATCAGATTTCCTTCATGACTCTTCCCCTTTtgttcctctccctttcttccagTTGTTTTACCCTGCCCATATcaccttttttcttaatttaaataaGTTTCTTTGGGAAAAGAGACTTATCAAAAGTTCAGACAGTACTTAGTGCCATGACAAGTTTCAGATTCTAGCAGATGGTGATAGACTGCAAGAACTGCACGTAGTGTGCAATATCCAGCATCTGGACAAGCACACATTGCCCGACCACCTCTACTGTGCTGGACAGGAACAGAATAAAATCATCCAGGCAGTCTATTAAGAAAGTCTGTCTTGCCTTCAAGCAATGGTGCCTTTGCCCACTTGTGGGTTATCACAACCTGAGAAAAGTGTTTGCAGTAATTCAAACTCGTTCTCAAAGTCTCTTCTTTCTTTAGTGTAGCTCATGTTGCCGTTGTTAAACAAATGTAAAGTTATATTACAGTAACATCTACTAACCCTGGTCAGGGAACAGACTCCGACAATGCTGGATGCTGCACCTATGTCAGATGCAGAGCATGAAATTGTTTAGGGGTCTAAAATACAGCAGCTGTCATGTTACAGGACTTGACAGTTTAACTTGATAAAGTTACAAAAAATGTGCAGCACTTACACTGGGAAAATGAATAAACTCTCTGAAGAAGTTTTGTGCCATGTTCGCTAACCAGATTTCACTTCCTCAGCAACACTGCAGGCTTACAGAAAGCAGTGCTAGAGTTGCAGGAACCACTCCCATTCTGACAGTGCCATGATTTATTATTACCAGCCCCACAATGTTCTGCAAAAGCcaattttctctttccatttgaaATGCAAATTTCCTTTCAGCTCTGCTCTGAAAAGTAACTTTACTGGGGATGGATTTGGTAAAATGACTGGTGGTGTATTTTTGCTTCATGAGCAGCGAGAATGGCATGTTCCCATGACACATTCCATTGCACACGCAGGATGTCAGGCTCGTACAGGGAGACGTACTTTGCTGTGGCAGGTCCTGGCTGAGTGATCTGCACCCACAGCTTCTGGATATCTCTGGTGATGTTTTAAAATCAATTTCCTTGGTGCCTTACCCTGCATACTGCCCTGCTGTTTATGCCTTCATGAAGGTGGAGTGGAGGAagagcccctcccccccccccccccccccaggtctgaaTTGGAGCAAGGGCTTTCTTGCAGGCAAGTCAGTTTGGAAATACCTGGAAAAGTGAGCTCtggctctcctttcctttttttccctttcctcctcgTGGATACACGGAGCCTGTCTGCTGTGGATCCACCTCTCCAGACCTGGCCAGGATTGGCCCACTGCACTGAGATGGTGCACTGGAAGCACGGACACCACTCAGTGTAGGATGCCTTAACTTTGTGGTGTTGACCCTGACTGCTGGACTGTTTGCATATGCATATGCTGGTCCCCTCCCAGCCTCATCTCTGCTGTGAACCAATTAGGGGCTTCTGAGACGAAACTGGAGTGGGGTTGAGGGCAAAGTGACTATTCAACACAGACACACCACAGCAACCTTGGCTTCCGTGACAAATCTCCAGAGTATTCCTCTGTAGGCTGGTCCGCAGGCACCTTCACAGCATTTGGAGAAGGGGAATCAGGGTGGGAGCCTAGCTCCTTTGCTCCCCCTGGCACCTCTCTTTCTACTGATTATAGAGGCAAACTTGCAGGATCAATCTCCCAACATGGAGCATGCCTAAAGCTAATGAGATTTGTCCACTGACATTTCAGGCTAGCTGATATTTCTTGCAACAAATTTGCAAGGCCCAGCTGAGAACTCCCTCCCCTTGTTTTTTCAGTCACTTAACAGAGCAGGCACTTTCTAACAAAGTGTCAAATATCAGCTTATGTTTCAGAAAATAGAGAAATAAATGCTGGTTTCTGGTCCTGTGACATGGAGTGGGAAAGACTAAGCAGTATAACAAAATCAGAACTTGTGCAAGCTATTCCTCTTAGCCCTCGCCAGCTGCGTCACCAGGGAATGTCCACAGTCGCAAGCATGGTCTGTTGCAATGGCTTCAGCTTGCCAAATCCCTGTATAGTGACTGAGGACCCCACTGATGAGAAATAAAGATTACGTCTTTTAGAAATTTGCAGTTATT is drawn from Apteryx mantelli isolate bAptMan1 chromosome 3, bAptMan1.hap1, whole genome shotgun sequence and contains these coding sequences:
- the IL22RA2 gene encoding interleukin-22 receptor subunit alpha-2 isoform X2; the protein is MGLQSGWHPVAILVLESRDLQELIKPQKVEFHSLNFNNTLRWLPGRASKAQDTVYYVQYKVYGQSTWQNKEDCWGIQNHFCDLTNETSNVQEPYYGRVKAASAGVYSDWNLSCRFTPWQETMIGPPSVNVVHRNKSIILKLQAPRSPYKRKRGSNIPMTNYYDMLYQVFIINNLLDER
- the IL22RA2 gene encoding interleukin-22 receptor subunit alpha-2 isoform X1; translation: MGLQSGWHPVAILVLESRDLQELIKPQKVEFHSLNFNNTLRWLPGRASKAQDTVYYVQYKVYGQSTWQNKEDCWGIQNHFCDLTNETSNVQEPYYGRVKAASAGVYSDWNLSCRFTPWQETMIGPPSVNVVHRNKSIILKLQAPRSPYKRKRGSNIPMTNYYDMLYQVFIINNLLDEKHSTLVYEGADKVITIKDLRPGVSYCIMVKTYVPMLDRSSAYSSRQCTVLL